A part of Girardinichthys multiradiatus isolate DD_20200921_A chromosome 12, DD_fGirMul_XY1, whole genome shotgun sequence genomic DNA contains:
- the LOC124877345 gene encoding ral guanine nucleotide dissociation stimulator-like isoform X1: protein MVFFPGMQSEAGSVKPGQLLEMFDSSWKVRSIWDGVKLEVVEDRSPVVLHSFTHLDPDLPLSESSTQEIGEEAEEDAIFTITLRKMQLHQSASKGQRWLGVDTDSALSLYETCKVRTIKAGTLERLVEYMVSAFRGKDSTYVTIFLCTYRSFATTKQVLDLLLNRYAKLQNVPAASAHRVSQDDCTELRNTVSSILGAWLDQYSEDFWSPPNYECLHQLLAYLHLHFPGSDLERRARNLLAHFHRRQQCEPDPDGENIGCPFATQEESGFEDELPAFSFLSFDPIMVAEQFTLMDADLFKKVVPYHCLGGIWSQRDKKGKEHLAPTIRATVAQFNSVTNCVITTCLSNPTLKPNQRARLIERWIDVARECRILKNFSSLRAILSALQCNAIHRLKRTWDEVSRESVRTFRELSEIFSDDNNYSLSRELLVKEGTSKFATLEINPKRAQRRHQQQRDLGVMQGTIPYLGTFLTDLVMMDTAMKDYTEGGLINFEKRRKEFEVIAQIKLLQLASNNYSFTQESHFREWFAAVEKLSEAESYNLSCEIEPLSESASNTLRAKKNGGIMKRWSDRQLTEAGCSGGAGSHSKSFDHSHYRPCQGGGGDSGDALSVTSVSSSGSDLEDVNTSFLSDSPEGHERKTSTPSVKLTVSALGREAPAADATSTCPPQFWECTSLSSLDTSGMGSSSGSASGSSSTSSSSVSSSTPLSASRSHKRSVSAVSNYSTLSLPLYNQQVDDCCIIRVSLDVENGNLYKSILVTSQDKTPVVIRKAMIKHNLEREKTEDYELMQKISEDKELRIPDNANVFYAMNSTANYDFVLKKRGLARPVRAKTVASSTLPRMKQKGLKIAKGIF from the exons agctCGACGCAGGAGATCGGCGAGGAGGCGGAGGAGGATGCCATCTTCACCATCACGCTGAGGAAGATGCAGCTCCACCAGTCAGCCAGCAAGGGCCAGCGATGGCTGGGCGTGGATACAGACTCCGCCCTTAGCCTCTACGAGACGTGCAAGGTGCGAACCATTAAGGCCGGCACGCTGGAGAGGCTGGTGGAGTACATGGTGTCGGCCTTCAGGGGCAAAGACTCCACCTACGTCACCATCTTCCTCTGCACCTACCGATCCTTCGCCACCACCAAGCAGGTGCTGGATCTCCTGCTCAACAG GTACGCCAAGCTCCAGAATGTTCCTGCTGCTTCTGCACACAGAGTCTCCCAGGACGACTGCACAGAGCTGAGAAA CACGGTCTCGTCCATCCTGGGTGCGTGGTTGGACCAGTATTCCGAGGACTTCTGGAGCCCTCCGAACTACGAATGTCTGCACCAACTCCTGGCCTACCTTCACCTCCACTTCCCCGGCTCGGACCTGGAGCGTCGCGCCCGCAACCTGCTAGCCCACTTCCACCGCCGACAGCAGTGTGAGCCTGATCCCGATG GGGAAAACATCGGCTGCCCTTTCGCTACACAGGAAGAGAGCGGCTTTGAGGACGAACTTCCTGCTTTCAGCTTCCTGTCGTTTGACCCCATCATGGTGGCGGAGCAGTTCACGCTCATGGACGCG GACCTGTTTAAGAAGGTGGTGCCGTACCACTGCCTGGGGGGTATCTGGTCTCAGCGGGACAAGAAAGGCAAGGAGCACCTGGCTCCCACAATCAGAGCCACTGTGGCCCAGTTCAACTCGGTGACCAACTGTGTGATCACCACCTGCCTGAGCAACCCGACGCTGAAGCCCAACCAGAGAGCCCGGCTCATCGAGAGGTGGATCGACGTGGCACGG GAGTGTCGGATCCTGAAGAACTTCTCCTCTTTGCGAGCTATCCTGTCTGCCCTGCAATGCAACGCCATCCACCGCCTGAAGAGGACCTGGGATGAAGTATCTCG GGAAAGCGTCAGAACCTTCCGCGAGCTGTCGGAAATCTTCTCCGATGACAATAACTATTCCTTGAGTCGAGAGCTGCTGGTGAAG GAGGGCACCTCCAAGTTTGCAACTTTAGAAATCAACCCCAAGCGAGCTCAGAGGAGACACCAGCAGCAGCGAGACCTG GGAGTCATGCAGGGGACCATCCCTTACTTGGGGACATTCCTGACGGACCTGGTGATGATGGACACTGCCATGAAGGATTACACAGAG GGCGGTCTGATCAACTTCGAGAAGAGAAGGAAG GAGTTTGAGGTGATCGCTCAGATCAAGCTGCTCCAGTTGGCCTCCAACAACTACAGCTTCACTCAGGAAAGCCACTTCAGAGAGTGGTTCGCAGCCGTGGAGAAACTCAGTGAGGCAGAAAG CTACAACCTGTCCTGTGAGATTGAGCCTCTCTCCGAGTCGGCCAGCAACACGCTCAGAGCCAAGAAGAACGGAGGAATCATGAAACGATGGAGCGA CCGCCAGTTGACGGAGGCTGGCTGCAGCGGTGGCGCAGGCTCCCATTCCAAGTCCTTCGACCACTCCCACTACAGACCGTGCCAAGGAGGAGGCGGGGACAGCGGCGACGCCCTCAGCGTCACGTCCGTCAGCTCCAGCGGCTCTGACCTGGAGGATGTGAACACCAGCTTCCTGTCAGATTCACCGGAGGGACACGAGAGGAAG ACGTCGACTCCTTCAGTGAAGCTCACCGTCTCTGCTTTGGGGAGAGAAGCTCCAGCTGCAGATGCGACCTCAACG TGTCCTCCTCAGTTCTGGGAGTGCACGTCCCTGTCCTCTCTGGACACCTCCGGGATGGGATCCAGCTCCGGCTCTGCCTCGGGCTCCAGCAgcacctcctcttcctccgtCTCCTCCTCCACGCCGCTGTCTGCCTCCCGCTCGCACAAACGGTCGGTGTCGGCAGTGTCCAACTACTCGACGCTGTCGCTGCCGCTCTACAACCAGCAGGTGGACGACTGCTGCATCATCCGCGTGAGCCTGGATGTGGAGAACGGCAACTTGTACAAGAGCATCCTG GTGACGAGTCAAGACAAAACTCCGGTGGTGATCAGGAAAGCCATGATCAAACACAACCTGGAGCGGGAGAAAACCGAGGACTACGAGCTGATGCAGAAGATCTCAGAGGACAAAG AGCTCCGGATCCCGGACAATGCCAACGTTTTCTACGCCATGAACTCCACTGCCAACTATGACTTTGTGCTGAAGAAGCgcggcttggcccggccagtgCGGGCCAAGACTGTGGCCAGTTCAACGCTGCCCCGCATGAAACAGAAGGGACTGAAGATCGCTAAAGGGATTTTCTGA
- the LOC124877345 gene encoding ral guanine nucleotide dissociation stimulator-like isoform X6, whose translation MKTDCRSHASSTQEIGEEAEEDAIFTITLRKMQLHQSASKGQRWLGVDTDSALSLYETCKVRTIKAGTLERLVEYMVSAFRGKDSTYVTIFLCTYRSFATTKQVLDLLLNRYAKLQNVPAASAHRVSQDDCTELRNTVSSILGAWLDQYSEDFWSPPNYECLHQLLAYLHLHFPGSDLERRARNLLAHFHRRQQCEPDPDGENIGCPFATQEESGFEDELPAFSFLSFDPIMVAEQFTLMDADLFKKVVPYHCLGGIWSQRDKKGKEHLAPTIRATVAQFNSVTNCVITTCLSNPTLKPNQRARLIERWIDVARECRILKNFSSLRAILSALQCNAIHRLKRTWDEVSRESVRTFRELSEIFSDDNNYSLSRELLVKEGTSKFATLEINPKRAQRRHQQQRDLGVMQGTIPYLGTFLTDLVMMDTAMKDYTEGGLINFEKRRKEFEVIAQIKLLQLASNNYSFTQESHFREWFAAVEKLSEAESYNLSCEIEPLSESASNTLRAKKNGGIMKRWSDRQLTEAGCSGGAGSHSKSFDHSHYRPCQGGGGDSGDALSVTSVSSSGSDLEDVNTSFLSDSPEGHERKTSTPSVKLTVSALGREAPAADATSTCPPQFWECTSLSSLDTSGMGSSSGSASGSSSTSSSSVSSSTPLSASRSHKRSVSAVSNYSTLSLPLYNQQVDDCCIIRVSLDVENGNLYKSILVTSQDKTPVVIRKAMIKHNLEREKTEDYELMQKISEDKELRIPDNANVFYAMNSTANYDFVLKKRGLARPVRAKTVASSTLPRMKQKGLKIAKGIF comes from the exons agctCGACGCAGGAGATCGGCGAGGAGGCGGAGGAGGATGCCATCTTCACCATCACGCTGAGGAAGATGCAGCTCCACCAGTCAGCCAGCAAGGGCCAGCGATGGCTGGGCGTGGATACAGACTCCGCCCTTAGCCTCTACGAGACGTGCAAGGTGCGAACCATTAAGGCCGGCACGCTGGAGAGGCTGGTGGAGTACATGGTGTCGGCCTTCAGGGGCAAAGACTCCACCTACGTCACCATCTTCCTCTGCACCTACCGATCCTTCGCCACCACCAAGCAGGTGCTGGATCTCCTGCTCAACAG GTACGCCAAGCTCCAGAATGTTCCTGCTGCTTCTGCACACAGAGTCTCCCAGGACGACTGCACAGAGCTGAGAAA CACGGTCTCGTCCATCCTGGGTGCGTGGTTGGACCAGTATTCCGAGGACTTCTGGAGCCCTCCGAACTACGAATGTCTGCACCAACTCCTGGCCTACCTTCACCTCCACTTCCCCGGCTCGGACCTGGAGCGTCGCGCCCGCAACCTGCTAGCCCACTTCCACCGCCGACAGCAGTGTGAGCCTGATCCCGATG GGGAAAACATCGGCTGCCCTTTCGCTACACAGGAAGAGAGCGGCTTTGAGGACGAACTTCCTGCTTTCAGCTTCCTGTCGTTTGACCCCATCATGGTGGCGGAGCAGTTCACGCTCATGGACGCG GACCTGTTTAAGAAGGTGGTGCCGTACCACTGCCTGGGGGGTATCTGGTCTCAGCGGGACAAGAAAGGCAAGGAGCACCTGGCTCCCACAATCAGAGCCACTGTGGCCCAGTTCAACTCGGTGACCAACTGTGTGATCACCACCTGCCTGAGCAACCCGACGCTGAAGCCCAACCAGAGAGCCCGGCTCATCGAGAGGTGGATCGACGTGGCACGG GAGTGTCGGATCCTGAAGAACTTCTCCTCTTTGCGAGCTATCCTGTCTGCCCTGCAATGCAACGCCATCCACCGCCTGAAGAGGACCTGGGATGAAGTATCTCG GGAAAGCGTCAGAACCTTCCGCGAGCTGTCGGAAATCTTCTCCGATGACAATAACTATTCCTTGAGTCGAGAGCTGCTGGTGAAG GAGGGCACCTCCAAGTTTGCAACTTTAGAAATCAACCCCAAGCGAGCTCAGAGGAGACACCAGCAGCAGCGAGACCTG GGAGTCATGCAGGGGACCATCCCTTACTTGGGGACATTCCTGACGGACCTGGTGATGATGGACACTGCCATGAAGGATTACACAGAG GGCGGTCTGATCAACTTCGAGAAGAGAAGGAAG GAGTTTGAGGTGATCGCTCAGATCAAGCTGCTCCAGTTGGCCTCCAACAACTACAGCTTCACTCAGGAAAGCCACTTCAGAGAGTGGTTCGCAGCCGTGGAGAAACTCAGTGAGGCAGAAAG CTACAACCTGTCCTGTGAGATTGAGCCTCTCTCCGAGTCGGCCAGCAACACGCTCAGAGCCAAGAAGAACGGAGGAATCATGAAACGATGGAGCGA CCGCCAGTTGACGGAGGCTGGCTGCAGCGGTGGCGCAGGCTCCCATTCCAAGTCCTTCGACCACTCCCACTACAGACCGTGCCAAGGAGGAGGCGGGGACAGCGGCGACGCCCTCAGCGTCACGTCCGTCAGCTCCAGCGGCTCTGACCTGGAGGATGTGAACACCAGCTTCCTGTCAGATTCACCGGAGGGACACGAGAGGAAG ACGTCGACTCCTTCAGTGAAGCTCACCGTCTCTGCTTTGGGGAGAGAAGCTCCAGCTGCAGATGCGACCTCAACG TGTCCTCCTCAGTTCTGGGAGTGCACGTCCCTGTCCTCTCTGGACACCTCCGGGATGGGATCCAGCTCCGGCTCTGCCTCGGGCTCCAGCAgcacctcctcttcctccgtCTCCTCCTCCACGCCGCTGTCTGCCTCCCGCTCGCACAAACGGTCGGTGTCGGCAGTGTCCAACTACTCGACGCTGTCGCTGCCGCTCTACAACCAGCAGGTGGACGACTGCTGCATCATCCGCGTGAGCCTGGATGTGGAGAACGGCAACTTGTACAAGAGCATCCTG GTGACGAGTCAAGACAAAACTCCGGTGGTGATCAGGAAAGCCATGATCAAACACAACCTGGAGCGGGAGAAAACCGAGGACTACGAGCTGATGCAGAAGATCTCAGAGGACAAAG AGCTCCGGATCCCGGACAATGCCAACGTTTTCTACGCCATGAACTCCACTGCCAACTATGACTTTGTGCTGAAGAAGCgcggcttggcccggccagtgCGGGCCAAGACTGTGGCCAGTTCAACGCTGCCCCGCATGAAACAGAAGGGACTGAAGATCGCTAAAGGGATTTTCTGA
- the LOC124877345 gene encoding ral guanine nucleotide dissociation stimulator-like isoform X2 produces the protein MVFFPGMQSEAGSVKPGQLLEMFDSSWKVRSIWDGVKLEVVEDRSPVVLHSFTHLDPDLPLSESSTQEIGEEAEEDAIFTITLRKMQLHQSASKGQRWLGVDTDSALSLYETCKVRTIKAGTLERLVEYMVSAFRGKDSTYVTIFLCTYRSFATTKQVLDLLLNRYAKLQNVPAASAHRVSQDDCTELRNTVSSILGAWLDQYSEDFWSPPNYECLHQLLAYLHLHFPGSDLERRARNLLAHFHRRQQCEPDPDGENIGCPFATQEESGFEDELPAFSFLSFDPIMVAEQFTLMDADLFKKVVPYHCLGGIWSQRDKKGKEHLAPTIRATVAQFNSVTNCVITTCLSNPTLKPNQRARLIERWIDVARECRILKNFSSLRAILSALQCNAIHRLKRTWDEVSRESVRTFRELSEIFSDDNNYSLSRELLVKEGTSKFATLEINPKRAQRRHQQQRDLGVMQGTIPYLGTFLTDLVMMDTAMKDYTEGGLINFEKRRKEFEVIAQIKLLQLASNNYSFTQESHFREWFAAVEKLSEAESYNLSCEIEPLSESASNTLRAKKNGGIMKRWSDRQLTEAGCSGGAGSHSKSFDHSHYRPCQGGGGDSGDALSVTSVSSSGSDLEDVNTSFLSDSPEGHERKTSTPSVKLTVSALGREAPAADATSTFWECTSLSSLDTSGMGSSSGSASGSSSTSSSSVSSSTPLSASRSHKRSVSAVSNYSTLSLPLYNQQVDDCCIIRVSLDVENGNLYKSILVTSQDKTPVVIRKAMIKHNLEREKTEDYELMQKISEDKELRIPDNANVFYAMNSTANYDFVLKKRGLARPVRAKTVASSTLPRMKQKGLKIAKGIF, from the exons agctCGACGCAGGAGATCGGCGAGGAGGCGGAGGAGGATGCCATCTTCACCATCACGCTGAGGAAGATGCAGCTCCACCAGTCAGCCAGCAAGGGCCAGCGATGGCTGGGCGTGGATACAGACTCCGCCCTTAGCCTCTACGAGACGTGCAAGGTGCGAACCATTAAGGCCGGCACGCTGGAGAGGCTGGTGGAGTACATGGTGTCGGCCTTCAGGGGCAAAGACTCCACCTACGTCACCATCTTCCTCTGCACCTACCGATCCTTCGCCACCACCAAGCAGGTGCTGGATCTCCTGCTCAACAG GTACGCCAAGCTCCAGAATGTTCCTGCTGCTTCTGCACACAGAGTCTCCCAGGACGACTGCACAGAGCTGAGAAA CACGGTCTCGTCCATCCTGGGTGCGTGGTTGGACCAGTATTCCGAGGACTTCTGGAGCCCTCCGAACTACGAATGTCTGCACCAACTCCTGGCCTACCTTCACCTCCACTTCCCCGGCTCGGACCTGGAGCGTCGCGCCCGCAACCTGCTAGCCCACTTCCACCGCCGACAGCAGTGTGAGCCTGATCCCGATG GGGAAAACATCGGCTGCCCTTTCGCTACACAGGAAGAGAGCGGCTTTGAGGACGAACTTCCTGCTTTCAGCTTCCTGTCGTTTGACCCCATCATGGTGGCGGAGCAGTTCACGCTCATGGACGCG GACCTGTTTAAGAAGGTGGTGCCGTACCACTGCCTGGGGGGTATCTGGTCTCAGCGGGACAAGAAAGGCAAGGAGCACCTGGCTCCCACAATCAGAGCCACTGTGGCCCAGTTCAACTCGGTGACCAACTGTGTGATCACCACCTGCCTGAGCAACCCGACGCTGAAGCCCAACCAGAGAGCCCGGCTCATCGAGAGGTGGATCGACGTGGCACGG GAGTGTCGGATCCTGAAGAACTTCTCCTCTTTGCGAGCTATCCTGTCTGCCCTGCAATGCAACGCCATCCACCGCCTGAAGAGGACCTGGGATGAAGTATCTCG GGAAAGCGTCAGAACCTTCCGCGAGCTGTCGGAAATCTTCTCCGATGACAATAACTATTCCTTGAGTCGAGAGCTGCTGGTGAAG GAGGGCACCTCCAAGTTTGCAACTTTAGAAATCAACCCCAAGCGAGCTCAGAGGAGACACCAGCAGCAGCGAGACCTG GGAGTCATGCAGGGGACCATCCCTTACTTGGGGACATTCCTGACGGACCTGGTGATGATGGACACTGCCATGAAGGATTACACAGAG GGCGGTCTGATCAACTTCGAGAAGAGAAGGAAG GAGTTTGAGGTGATCGCTCAGATCAAGCTGCTCCAGTTGGCCTCCAACAACTACAGCTTCACTCAGGAAAGCCACTTCAGAGAGTGGTTCGCAGCCGTGGAGAAACTCAGTGAGGCAGAAAG CTACAACCTGTCCTGTGAGATTGAGCCTCTCTCCGAGTCGGCCAGCAACACGCTCAGAGCCAAGAAGAACGGAGGAATCATGAAACGATGGAGCGA CCGCCAGTTGACGGAGGCTGGCTGCAGCGGTGGCGCAGGCTCCCATTCCAAGTCCTTCGACCACTCCCACTACAGACCGTGCCAAGGAGGAGGCGGGGACAGCGGCGACGCCCTCAGCGTCACGTCCGTCAGCTCCAGCGGCTCTGACCTGGAGGATGTGAACACCAGCTTCCTGTCAGATTCACCGGAGGGACACGAGAGGAAG ACGTCGACTCCTTCAGTGAAGCTCACCGTCTCTGCTTTGGGGAGAGAAGCTCCAGCTGCAGATGCGACCTCAACG TTCTGGGAGTGCACGTCCCTGTCCTCTCTGGACACCTCCGGGATGGGATCCAGCTCCGGCTCTGCCTCGGGCTCCAGCAgcacctcctcttcctccgtCTCCTCCTCCACGCCGCTGTCTGCCTCCCGCTCGCACAAACGGTCGGTGTCGGCAGTGTCCAACTACTCGACGCTGTCGCTGCCGCTCTACAACCAGCAGGTGGACGACTGCTGCATCATCCGCGTGAGCCTGGATGTGGAGAACGGCAACTTGTACAAGAGCATCCTG GTGACGAGTCAAGACAAAACTCCGGTGGTGATCAGGAAAGCCATGATCAAACACAACCTGGAGCGGGAGAAAACCGAGGACTACGAGCTGATGCAGAAGATCTCAGAGGACAAAG AGCTCCGGATCCCGGACAATGCCAACGTTTTCTACGCCATGAACTCCACTGCCAACTATGACTTTGTGCTGAAGAAGCgcggcttggcccggccagtgCGGGCCAAGACTGTGGCCAGTTCAACGCTGCCCCGCATGAAACAGAAGGGACTGAAGATCGCTAAAGGGATTTTCTGA
- the LOC124877345 gene encoding ral guanine nucleotide dissociation stimulator-like isoform X8, with product MQLHQSASKGQRWLGVDTDSALSLYETCKVRTIKAGTLERLVEYMVSAFRGKDSTYVTIFLCTYRSFATTKQVLDLLLNRYAKLQNVPAASAHRVSQDDCTELRNTVSSILGAWLDQYSEDFWSPPNYECLHQLLAYLHLHFPGSDLERRARNLLAHFHRRQQCEPDPDGENIGCPFATQEESGFEDELPAFSFLSFDPIMVAEQFTLMDADLFKKVVPYHCLGGIWSQRDKKGKEHLAPTIRATVAQFNSVTNCVITTCLSNPTLKPNQRARLIERWIDVARECRILKNFSSLRAILSALQCNAIHRLKRTWDEVSRESVRTFRELSEIFSDDNNYSLSRELLVKEGTSKFATLEINPKRAQRRHQQQRDLGVMQGTIPYLGTFLTDLVMMDTAMKDYTEGGLINFEKRRKEFEVIAQIKLLQLASNNYSFTQESHFREWFAAVEKLSEAESYNLSCEIEPLSESASNTLRAKKNGGIMKRWSDRQLTEAGCSGGAGSHSKSFDHSHYRPCQGGGGDSGDALSVTSVSSSGSDLEDVNTSFLSDSPEGHERKTSTPSVKLTVSALGREAPAADATSTCPPQFWECTSLSSLDTSGMGSSSGSASGSSSTSSSSVSSSTPLSASRSHKRSVSAVSNYSTLSLPLYNQQVDDCCIIRVSLDVENGNLYKSILVTSQDKTPVVIRKAMIKHNLEREKTEDYELMQKISEDKELRIPDNANVFYAMNSTANYDFVLKKRGLARPVRAKTVASSTLPRMKQKGLKIAKGIF from the exons ATGCAGCTCCACCAGTCAGCCAGCAAGGGCCAGCGATGGCTGGGCGTGGATACAGACTCCGCCCTTAGCCTCTACGAGACGTGCAAGGTGCGAACCATTAAGGCCGGCACGCTGGAGAGGCTGGTGGAGTACATGGTGTCGGCCTTCAGGGGCAAAGACTCCACCTACGTCACCATCTTCCTCTGCACCTACCGATCCTTCGCCACCACCAAGCAGGTGCTGGATCTCCTGCTCAACAG GTACGCCAAGCTCCAGAATGTTCCTGCTGCTTCTGCACACAGAGTCTCCCAGGACGACTGCACAGAGCTGAGAAA CACGGTCTCGTCCATCCTGGGTGCGTGGTTGGACCAGTATTCCGAGGACTTCTGGAGCCCTCCGAACTACGAATGTCTGCACCAACTCCTGGCCTACCTTCACCTCCACTTCCCCGGCTCGGACCTGGAGCGTCGCGCCCGCAACCTGCTAGCCCACTTCCACCGCCGACAGCAGTGTGAGCCTGATCCCGATG GGGAAAACATCGGCTGCCCTTTCGCTACACAGGAAGAGAGCGGCTTTGAGGACGAACTTCCTGCTTTCAGCTTCCTGTCGTTTGACCCCATCATGGTGGCGGAGCAGTTCACGCTCATGGACGCG GACCTGTTTAAGAAGGTGGTGCCGTACCACTGCCTGGGGGGTATCTGGTCTCAGCGGGACAAGAAAGGCAAGGAGCACCTGGCTCCCACAATCAGAGCCACTGTGGCCCAGTTCAACTCGGTGACCAACTGTGTGATCACCACCTGCCTGAGCAACCCGACGCTGAAGCCCAACCAGAGAGCCCGGCTCATCGAGAGGTGGATCGACGTGGCACGG GAGTGTCGGATCCTGAAGAACTTCTCCTCTTTGCGAGCTATCCTGTCTGCCCTGCAATGCAACGCCATCCACCGCCTGAAGAGGACCTGGGATGAAGTATCTCG GGAAAGCGTCAGAACCTTCCGCGAGCTGTCGGAAATCTTCTCCGATGACAATAACTATTCCTTGAGTCGAGAGCTGCTGGTGAAG GAGGGCACCTCCAAGTTTGCAACTTTAGAAATCAACCCCAAGCGAGCTCAGAGGAGACACCAGCAGCAGCGAGACCTG GGAGTCATGCAGGGGACCATCCCTTACTTGGGGACATTCCTGACGGACCTGGTGATGATGGACACTGCCATGAAGGATTACACAGAG GGCGGTCTGATCAACTTCGAGAAGAGAAGGAAG GAGTTTGAGGTGATCGCTCAGATCAAGCTGCTCCAGTTGGCCTCCAACAACTACAGCTTCACTCAGGAAAGCCACTTCAGAGAGTGGTTCGCAGCCGTGGAGAAACTCAGTGAGGCAGAAAG CTACAACCTGTCCTGTGAGATTGAGCCTCTCTCCGAGTCGGCCAGCAACACGCTCAGAGCCAAGAAGAACGGAGGAATCATGAAACGATGGAGCGA CCGCCAGTTGACGGAGGCTGGCTGCAGCGGTGGCGCAGGCTCCCATTCCAAGTCCTTCGACCACTCCCACTACAGACCGTGCCAAGGAGGAGGCGGGGACAGCGGCGACGCCCTCAGCGTCACGTCCGTCAGCTCCAGCGGCTCTGACCTGGAGGATGTGAACACCAGCTTCCTGTCAGATTCACCGGAGGGACACGAGAGGAAG ACGTCGACTCCTTCAGTGAAGCTCACCGTCTCTGCTTTGGGGAGAGAAGCTCCAGCTGCAGATGCGACCTCAACG TGTCCTCCTCAGTTCTGGGAGTGCACGTCCCTGTCCTCTCTGGACACCTCCGGGATGGGATCCAGCTCCGGCTCTGCCTCGGGCTCCAGCAgcacctcctcttcctccgtCTCCTCCTCCACGCCGCTGTCTGCCTCCCGCTCGCACAAACGGTCGGTGTCGGCAGTGTCCAACTACTCGACGCTGTCGCTGCCGCTCTACAACCAGCAGGTGGACGACTGCTGCATCATCCGCGTGAGCCTGGATGTGGAGAACGGCAACTTGTACAAGAGCATCCTG GTGACGAGTCAAGACAAAACTCCGGTGGTGATCAGGAAAGCCATGATCAAACACAACCTGGAGCGGGAGAAAACCGAGGACTACGAGCTGATGCAGAAGATCTCAGAGGACAAAG AGCTCCGGATCCCGGACAATGCCAACGTTTTCTACGCCATGAACTCCACTGCCAACTATGACTTTGTGCTGAAGAAGCgcggcttggcccggccagtgCGGGCCAAGACTGTGGCCAGTTCAACGCTGCCCCGCATGAAACAGAAGGGACTGAAGATCGCTAAAGGGATTTTCTGA